In Coleofasciculus chthonoplastes PCC 7420, the following are encoded in one genomic region:
- a CDS encoding type IV pilin-like G/H family protein, with protein MPAFFWAFGDSSKIKQSEAKQYIGSMNRAQQAYFLEEGNFTDNIGELGLGISTETKNYTYSIHATILSSIHYSVSRKADLKSYVGGVFLGDAEETGELTTFAILCETKDKGTNRPPSPIVEDGMVQCAPGTESVDGENDRGIFLGEDWELVDVSANYAKAGEYTQALDTVETITEEGFKAKALQVIATELVAAGKPNQALRVTHSITDDSIKSKTIDAIAPYLTTATEYEQAVDVAETITNKLVKAKTLAVIAMELAAASGYDQALPIIEKVQAIALQLTDAGDYTQALRVTYNIPHDSIQSKTIQAIAPYLTTATEHEQAIQVAKTITDYQQKAKALDAIVRRLVATGNDERAVQIAQTIQSYYGGKEKAMAAIEGYKR; from the coding sequence ATGCCTGCTTTCTTTTGGGCTTTTGGTGATTCTAGTAAAATAAAACAATCCGAAGCAAAACAATATATTGGTTCAATGAATCGCGCCCAGCAAGCTTATTTTTTAGAAGAAGGTAATTTTACTGATAATATTGGTGAACTGGGACTAGGCATTAGCACGGAAACCAAAAACTATACCTATTCAATTCATGCAACTATTTTGAGTTCGATTCACTATAGCGTTTCCCGCAAAGCCGATTTAAAGAGTTATGTGGGCGGTGTATTTTTGGGTGACGCGGAAGAAACAGGAGAATTAACAACATTTGCGATTCTGTGTGAGACAAAAGATAAGGGTACTAATCGCCCTCCATCACCAATTGTAGAAGATGGTATGGTTCAATGCGCTCCGGGTACAGAAAGTGTTGATGGAGAAAATGATCGGGGAATTTTTCTGGGGGAAGATTGGGAGTTAGTAGATGTTTCAGCTAATTACGCGAAAGCTGGTGAGTATACCCAAGCCCTTGATACTGTGGAAACGATCACCGAAGAAGGGTTTAAGGCAAAAGCATTGCAGGTTATTGCAACAGAATTAGTTGCGGCTGGTAAGCCTAACCAAGCTTTGAGAGTGACTCACAGTATCACCGATGACTCGATTAAGAGTAAGACTATCGACGCGATCGCACCTTATTTAACCACAGCGACTGAGTATGAGCAAGCGGTTGATGTCGCTGAAACTATTACAAACAAATTAGTTAAGGCAAAGACATTAGCCGTTATTGCCATGGAGTTAGCGGCGGCTAGTGGGTATGATCAAGCCTTACCCATTATTGAAAAGGTACAAGCGATCGCACTCCAGTTAACCGATGCTGGTGACTATACCCAAGCTCTGAGAGTGACTTACAATATCCCCCATGATTCGATTCAGAGTAAGACTATCCAAGCGATCGCACCTTATTTAACCACAGCAACTGAGCATGAGCAAGCGATTCAGGTGGCTAAAACGATTACAGATTATCAACAAAAAGCCAAAGCCTTGGATGCCATTGTACGCCGATTAGTTGCTACAGGGAACGATGAACGAGCGGTTCAGATTGCTCAAACTATCCAATCTTACTATGGCGGTAAAGAGAAGGCAATGGCAGCAATTGAAGGTTATAAACGTTGA
- a CDS encoding serine/threonine protein kinase yields MKTNLLFNPNQHLKERYQLQQQLGNNAGRQTWLAQDLQSGEQVTVKLLAFNPQMEWDEFKLFEREAAVLKQLNHPRIPQYRDYFSLNQKIGAGLCWFGLVQDYIPGKSLQQLLNEGKRFTESQVRSIAKQVLEILIYLHGLNSPVLHRDIKPSNLILGEDKQIYLVDFGAVQDSAAVEGVTFTVVGTSGYAPLEQFWGQAVPASDLYALGATLIHLLTGVSPADLPQRNLRIQFREQVSINSQLISWIEALTEPDLDLRLSCASQALDALETGRSIRSMGYPLETVHPPFSTRIRLKKNKNKLIIDLPKSRLLFILEACLFTLKLIFFIGLIVFLLIIVLFLIFNLFGALVNLINLFLSAIHIICIFLSKKILQKGVFHLEAMYRDISNFKLAFWGYSIVFDAEKSICQRFDRYLRLSEIRGVGSNHSGNAIYLKTITGNSCLVNRLKPPESNWLVGEITDWLANCKQQT; encoded by the coding sequence ATGAAAACTAATCTCTTGTTTAATCCCAATCAACATTTAAAGGAACGTTACCAACTGCAACAGCAATTAGGGAATAATGCAGGGCGTCAAACCTGGTTAGCTCAAGACTTACAGTCGGGTGAACAGGTGACAGTTAAGTTACTGGCGTTTAATCCTCAAATGGAGTGGGATGAGTTTAAGTTATTTGAACGAGAAGCAGCGGTGCTGAAGCAACTGAATCATCCTCGAATTCCTCAATATCGGGATTATTTTTCCTTGAATCAAAAAATTGGGGCGGGGTTATGTTGGTTTGGCTTAGTGCAGGATTATATCCCAGGCAAATCTTTACAGCAGTTACTGAATGAGGGAAAGCGGTTTACGGAGTCACAGGTTCGTTCGATTGCTAAACAAGTGCTGGAGATTCTCATCTATTTACATGGGTTAAATTCACCTGTATTACACCGAGATATTAAGCCGAGTAATCTGATTTTAGGAGAGGATAAGCAGATTTATTTAGTTGATTTTGGTGCGGTGCAAGATAGTGCGGCGGTAGAAGGAGTGACGTTTACCGTGGTGGGAACGAGTGGATATGCACCCTTAGAACAGTTCTGGGGACAAGCGGTTCCGGCTTCGGATCTCTATGCTTTGGGCGCGACGTTAATTCATCTATTAACAGGTGTTTCTCCGGCTGATTTACCCCAACGAAATTTACGCATACAATTTCGGGAGCAGGTGAGTATTAATTCTCAGTTGATAAGTTGGATTGAAGCCTTGACGGAACCTGACCTAGATTTGCGCTTGAGTTGTGCTAGCCAAGCTCTTGATGCATTGGAAACGGGGCGATCGATTCGTTCTATGGGTTATCCATTGGAAACTGTACATCCGCCTTTTTCAACACGAATTAGGCTTAAAAAAAACAAAAATAAACTTATTATTGATTTGCCTAAAAGCCGACTCTTGTTTATTCTAGAAGCTTGCTTGTTTACATTAAAGCTAATTTTTTTTATTGGCTTAATTGTATTTTTACTCATTATAGTTTTATTTTTAATATTTAATCTTTTTGGGGCTTTGGTAAATTTGATAAATTTATTTTTATCAGCAATACATATAATTTGTATATTTTTATCAAAAAAAATACTGCAAAAAGGAGTATTTCATTTAGAGGCAATGTATAGAGACATTAGCAATTTTAAACTTGCTTTTTGGGGATACTCTATAGTATTTGATGCCGAAAAATCTATTTGTCAGAGATTTGATCGTTATTTACGCCTTTCGGAGATTCGAGGAGTAGGTAGTAATCATTCGGGTAATGCTATCTATCTCAAGACAATAACAGGAAACTCCTGTTTAGTCAATCGACTAAAACCACCTGAATCAAACTGGTTAGTTGGTGAAATCACAGATTGGCTAGCAAATTGTAAACAACAGACGTAA
- a CDS encoding type IV pilin-like G/H family protein has product MTADKNDTNSGYGCGCLALLGLIGLLGLYYLLVEFTNIARETQQYEPKHYIGSINRAQQDYVLEEGNFTDNIAELGLGISTETTDYSYSSHATPLSVINYSVSRTSDLESHVGGVFLGNIEQTGESTTFAILCQAKSPGTNRPPAPIVENGRLQCAPGTENVDGGNNQEIFIGEDWKLVDISANYAKAGEYKQAIDTAETITESWVKAKALEVIATELAAAGKSKQALTIIEKIQAIALNLTDAGESEQALRVTHSITDDSIKSKTIQAIVPYLTTSAEYEQGIQVAKTITDYELKAKALDAIVRRLVATGNPERAVQIAQTIQSYYGGKEKAMAAIEGYKR; this is encoded by the coding sequence ATGACTGCTGATAAAAATGATACAAATAGTGGCTATGGTTGTGGCTGCTTGGCTTTGTTGGGATTAATTGGCTTGTTAGGACTATATTATCTATTAGTTGAATTTACTAATATCGCTCGTGAAACACAGCAATACGAACCTAAACACTATATTGGCTCAATAAATCGCGCCCAGCAAGATTATGTTTTAGAGGAAGGTAATTTTACCGATAATATTGCTGAACTGGGACTAGGTATTAGCACTGAAACCACAGACTATAGCTATTCAAGTCATGCCACTCCTTTGAGCGTAATTAACTATAGCGTTTCCCGAACATCCGATTTAGAGAGCCATGTTGGCGGTGTGTTTTTGGGTAACATTGAACAAACAGGAGAATCGACAACATTTGCAATTTTATGTCAGGCAAAATCTCCCGGTACTAATCGCCCCCCAGCACCCATTGTAGAAAATGGTAGGCTTCAATGCGCTCCGGGTACAGAAAATGTTGATGGAGGGAATAATCAGGAAATTTTTATCGGGGAAGATTGGAAGTTAGTAGATATTTCAGCTAATTACGCGAAAGCTGGTGAGTACAAGCAAGCCATTGATACTGCGGAAACGATTACAGAGAGCTGGGTTAAAGCTAAAGCGCTGGAGGTTATTGCTACAGAGTTAGCGGCTGCTGGTAAGTCTAAGCAAGCTTTGACAATTATTGAAAAGATACAAGCGATCGCACTCAACTTAACTGATGCTGGTGAGTCTGAGCAAGCCTTGAGAGTAACTCACAGTATCACCGATGACTCGATTAAGAGTAAGACTATCCAAGCGATCGTACCTTATTTAACCACGTCTGCCGAGTATGAACAAGGGATTCAGGTGGCTAAAACGATTACAGACTACGAACTAAAAGCCAAAGCCTTGGATGCCATTGTACGCCGATTAGTCGCGACAGGAAACCCTGAACGAGCGGTTCAGATTGCTCAAACTATCCAATCTTACTATGGCGGTAAAGAGAAGGCAATGGCAGCAATTGAAGGTTATAAACGTTGA